A section of the Pseudobacteriovorax antillogorgiicola genome encodes:
- a CDS encoding leucine-rich repeat domain-containing protein, with protein sequence MIFVHSRMTRLLVLLGSIVLICQSLWARELAVARSQLVELGSGFLADEIRFNSDCVRGEIESRREFLTTFYFDKPVLDSEVLYPDGTHNIKNINNGSDYRSYAKQPYLQSSRSLNYFVRVEGGSQQYSGDPEFQTDGKSCGEAYVKKVVWGGTLRIWVDFTFETREDARYVERFSLLKDVGLRSLKGYLKDLQTNYNDGIQVSIGARQVGGNSRNLLEIFGNQDQAVNCIYPNIEPCFQLVQDLVDYAVQPNQFAQQFFNPNFNRADPEGATVLSYELEKYPSAIDLNSLVQHIARRERAAQQWLRYDTLAPIIEERIDLSQSEKERGLLQGHLRRINADQASLGSQIENCNLAGECKIDLDSFIDLNPEDVSLTEGFLEFCKARYRRSEIHNFFDVVDRIYPAANCLDQKRLLESQLDLNLSGEGISNVEPLAGLQQVITLDLSRNEINDLTPLSSMGELRQLTINENKLSSLSGLRRSPQLRLIQADDNPLVAIEREDLPASLVGIRAIGNQIANIENARDNLEPQVKSWLIPDDICTFYRQKVLDMGLIDRASFELYSSIEWAPVFRDEREIKVDAWVACVAAYRDFVIEFPGL encoded by the coding sequence GTGATATTTGTTCATTCTAGAATGACTCGGCTACTTGTGCTTTTGGGGAGTATTGTCCTCATTTGCCAATCCCTTTGGGCACGAGAATTAGCGGTAGCACGAAGTCAGCTTGTGGAGTTGGGTTCTGGATTTCTGGCCGACGAAATCCGCTTCAATAGTGACTGCGTAAGAGGTGAAATCGAAAGTAGACGGGAGTTTTTGACAACATTCTATTTCGATAAGCCGGTTCTGGACTCCGAGGTATTATACCCAGATGGAACTCATAACATAAAGAACATCAATAATGGCTCAGACTACCGATCCTATGCGAAACAACCCTATCTTCAAAGTAGTCGGAGCCTCAACTATTTCGTTCGGGTAGAAGGAGGGTCCCAGCAATATTCAGGTGATCCTGAGTTTCAGACAGACGGCAAGAGCTGTGGTGAAGCCTATGTAAAGAAAGTTGTTTGGGGAGGGACACTCCGAATCTGGGTGGACTTTACGTTTGAAACTCGTGAGGACGCTCGATATGTTGAGCGATTCAGCCTGCTCAAAGATGTCGGCTTGCGGTCTTTGAAAGGATATCTTAAGGATTTGCAAACTAACTATAACGACGGGATACAGGTTTCCATCGGTGCTCGGCAGGTAGGTGGCAATTCAAGAAATTTACTAGAGATCTTTGGCAACCAAGATCAAGCAGTGAATTGCATCTATCCGAACATCGAGCCTTGCTTCCAACTGGTTCAGGATCTTGTGGACTACGCTGTTCAGCCGAACCAATTTGCTCAGCAATTTTTTAATCCAAACTTTAATCGCGCTGACCCAGAGGGAGCAACGGTTTTAAGTTATGAGTTAGAAAAGTACCCAAGTGCAATCGATCTTAACTCATTGGTTCAACACATTGCTCGTCGTGAGAGAGCTGCTCAGCAATGGCTTCGCTATGATACCTTGGCTCCAATCATAGAAGAAAGAATTGATCTAAGTCAAAGTGAGAAGGAGCGAGGCCTGCTACAAGGACACCTTCGCCGCATCAACGCAGACCAAGCAAGCCTAGGAAGCCAAATTGAGAACTGCAACTTAGCGGGCGAGTGTAAGATCGATCTAGATAGTTTTATAGATCTTAACCCAGAAGATGTAAGTTTAACCGAAGGTTTTCTAGAATTTTGTAAAGCTCGCTACCGACGGTCAGAGATCCACAACTTTTTTGACGTTGTGGATCGGATCTATCCAGCCGCAAATTGTCTAGATCAGAAAAGGCTTTTAGAGTCTCAGCTAGACCTTAACCTATCAGGCGAAGGCATCTCAAATGTCGAGCCTCTGGCGGGTTTGCAACAAGTCATTACCCTCGATCTTAGTCGTAATGAAATTAATGACTTAACGCCACTCTCTTCAATGGGGGAGCTACGTCAGCTCACAATAAACGAAAACAAATTAAGCTCTTTGTCTGGCCTTCGTCGTTCACCCCAACTACGCTTGATCCAAGCAGACGACAACCCTCTTGTAGCCATTGAAAGGGAGGACTTGCCGGCCTCATTGGTAGGAATACGTGCCATTGGTAATCAGATCGCAAATATTGAAAATGCGCGAGACAATTTGGAGCCTCAGGTCAAGTCTTGGTTAATTCCTGATGATATCTGTACCTTTTATCGGCAAAAAGTATTAGATATGGGATTGATAGATAGAGCCTCATTTGAGCTGTATAGCAGCATCGAATGGGCGCCTGTCTTCCGGGATGAACGGGAAATCAAAGTCGATGCATGGGTTGCCTGCGTCGCCGCCTATCGAGACTTTGTAATTGAATTTCCTGGTTTGTAG
- a CDS encoding RNA polymerase sigma factor, giving the protein MTSVSCQLISSLYKTRYKSLIHYAQSLGVSSVDASDMVQETFRIAWEKRHQLKSNHALFPWIKTILRNLCYKNGTIDSQLCFLGDGLLDQQSCDGKQIYQRVFLQQISDDIKAGMNQKAGQVATLFYFHEYSIKEISCETKICSNTVSSYLFRTRAFVKDHYENCAEALSCS; this is encoded by the coding sequence ATGACTTCAGTAAGCTGCCAACTAATTTCTAGTCTATACAAAACTCGGTACAAGAGCCTTATTCACTATGCGCAAAGTCTTGGAGTGTCTTCGGTAGACGCTTCAGATATGGTGCAAGAAACATTTCGTATAGCGTGGGAAAAGCGTCACCAGCTTAAATCTAATCACGCTCTTTTCCCTTGGATAAAAACAATTTTGCGAAATCTTTGCTATAAGAATGGAACTATTGATAGCCAACTTTGTTTCTTGGGAGATGGTTTGCTTGATCAGCAATCTTGTGATGGTAAACAAATCTATCAAAGAGTATTCTTACAACAAATATCCGATGATATTAAGGCTGGTATGAATCAAAAAGCTGGTCAGGTTGCAACTCTTTTCTATTTTCATGAATACTCAATTAAGGAAATCTCGTGTGAGACTAAGATATGCTCAAATACGGTTTCATCCTATCTTTTTCGAACACGTGCGTTTGTTAAAGATCACTACGAAAATTGTGCTGAAGCACTAAGCTGCTCATAA
- a CDS encoding trypsin-like serine protease, translating to MIKSFLKASFVLFAIQPLSSCSNENSKATSKIDIFKGEDVNPEDYSPVARLDRSLCSAVAIADDLFLTAAHCVSTCVGLTIGQQINSDIQCELQADLSEMTVSGAGGTYQVVNVQFPERVKMRNNITLAGFDLALIQVDRTYEGGFWAYAKKGDSTIDTLLKANQGRFRSQLGSLEALGYGSNGRQGSIGQLRRGMMSFRGFYSFNDEEIHIGALQAHHACAGDSGGPAIVQTEDGPVVVGISSRLFNLDYPSICAVTDGSLYTNLMSPIVSDWLEQAISKI from the coding sequence ATGATTAAGTCTTTCCTAAAAGCAAGTTTTGTTTTGTTTGCGATTCAGCCCTTGTCTTCTTGCAGCAACGAAAACTCCAAGGCCACAAGCAAAATCGATATTTTTAAGGGCGAGGATGTAAATCCTGAAGACTATAGCCCTGTGGCGCGTTTGGATCGTTCGCTCTGTTCGGCAGTTGCGATTGCGGATGATCTTTTTCTGACGGCAGCGCACTGTGTTAGTACCTGTGTAGGCCTTACCATTGGTCAGCAGATCAATAGTGACATCCAATGCGAACTACAAGCGGATCTTTCAGAAATGACCGTAAGCGGTGCCGGTGGGACTTATCAGGTGGTAAATGTCCAGTTTCCTGAACGGGTGAAAATGAGGAACAACATCACTCTAGCGGGATTCGATCTAGCATTGATTCAAGTGGACCGTACCTATGAAGGCGGTTTCTGGGCATACGCGAAGAAAGGTGACTCCACGATAGATACCTTGCTGAAAGCGAATCAAGGACGTTTCCGATCTCAGTTAGGAAGTCTTGAAGCTTTAGGCTACGGGTCAAATGGGAGGCAAGGTAGCATTGGCCAACTACGCCGCGGGATGATGTCTTTTCGTGGATTTTATAGCTTCAATGACGAAGAAATACACATAGGTGCGTTGCAAGCTCACCATGCATGCGCTGGTGATAGCGGTGGCCCAGCCATTGTCCAAACTGAAGATGGGCCTGTTGTCGTGGGTATTTCATCGCGACTTTTCAATCTAGACTACCCAAGCATCTGCGCTGTTACAGATGGAAGCCTGTATACTAATCTAATGAGTCCAATTGTTAGTGATTGGTTAGAGCAAGCAATTTCCAAGATTTAA
- a CDS encoding trypsin-like serine protease encodes MKNLLTLIVSAVLFSCGLESTSQIQVVNPELGEKLPEQLSKATVAIYRGERFVCTGVLVEKARVLTAAHCFISHRVPSDFTVRHSDFEQPKSIASIRTLADTSDGRVEESFFPNYDVAIVDMVTSIDNIEPVKVFRGPLVSTVDETVIVAGYGRTRFDQADAGVLRHGTARVKRAYDKGMFQGVVVIDNNFQSAPCSGDSGGPLFILQDDQWRILGLTHGVHWYSNFDYLGFEFCTHKESTYVNPGAHTFADFSLKPKVEKNYNSFTEYCENGDLTREELSFYLGLALESRKDICAEFEDFLAQGRLNLEGSPIYSLEPLRHWNGLLSRLDLETEPETDLSALGESTVEHLKLRIHTQAQVDQILETKGLKQLVIRSANTGFDWRKLEDHRNLLNLDLQDLGIEGLPNICQNRDLRRVNLTLNSLNSIAFLDGCQNLEEVFLSSNQIQNLSGLSSPETLRVIIASNNRIRAIDELQGHRGLEFAAFSNNLLTTDQQVCPVEEELEGDICSF; translated from the coding sequence ATGAAAAACTTACTAACACTGATAGTGTCGGCAGTGCTTTTTTCATGTGGCTTAGAGTCTACCAGCCAAATTCAGGTTGTAAATCCTGAACTAGGCGAGAAGCTACCCGAGCAACTTTCCAAGGCAACAGTTGCTATTTATAGAGGTGAACGATTCGTATGCACAGGGGTTTTGGTAGAGAAGGCGCGCGTCCTAACAGCAGCCCATTGTTTTATCAGTCATAGAGTCCCAAGCGATTTTACAGTTCGCCATAGCGATTTTGAGCAGCCGAAGTCTATAGCCAGTATACGCACCCTGGCTGATACCAGTGATGGTAGGGTGGAAGAGTCTTTCTTCCCCAATTATGATGTTGCGATTGTTGATATGGTAACTTCAATTGACAATATTGAGCCGGTTAAAGTTTTCAGAGGACCCTTGGTTTCAACTGTAGATGAGACTGTTATTGTAGCGGGTTATGGCAGAACTCGGTTTGATCAAGCTGATGCGGGCGTATTAAGGCACGGCACTGCTCGGGTTAAGCGAGCTTACGATAAGGGAATGTTTCAGGGCGTGGTCGTTATTGATAACAATTTTCAATCAGCGCCTTGCAGCGGTGATTCAGGTGGGCCATTATTTATTCTTCAAGACGATCAGTGGCGGATTCTTGGGCTTACCCATGGAGTCCATTGGTATAGCAACTTTGATTATCTTGGATTTGAATTTTGTACCCATAAGGAGTCGACTTATGTCAATCCAGGGGCTCATACCTTTGCTGATTTTAGCTTAAAACCTAAAGTAGAAAAGAACTATAATTCCTTTACTGAATACTGCGAAAATGGCGATTTGACCAGGGAAGAACTCAGCTTCTACCTAGGGTTGGCTTTAGAATCTCGAAAGGATATTTGTGCCGAGTTCGAAGACTTTCTGGCTCAAGGTAGGCTCAATCTTGAGGGGAGCCCAATTTATTCGCTAGAGCCTTTAAGGCACTGGAATGGGCTATTGAGTCGCTTAGACCTTGAAACAGAACCCGAAACTGATTTGAGCGCACTTGGAGAATCCACTGTTGAACATCTAAAACTAAGGATTCACACTCAAGCGCAGGTGGACCAGATACTTGAAACTAAGGGATTGAAACAGCTTGTGATACGATCGGCGAACACTGGTTTCGATTGGCGAAAACTTGAAGACCATCGTAATTTATTAAACTTGGATTTACAGGACCTAGGCATTGAGGGCTTACCAAACATTTGTCAAAATAGAGATCTGCGGCGGGTAAACCTAACCTTGAACAGCCTGAACTCAATTGCCTTTCTCGATGGGTGTCAGAATTTGGAAGAAGTATTTTTGAGTTCAAATCAGATCCAAAATCTTTCTGGTCTATCTTCGCCCGAGACATTGAGGGTGATTATTGCGAGTAATAACAGGATTAGAGCTATCGACGAACTCCAAGGTCATCGAGGTTTAGAGTTCGCTGCTTTTTCCAATAATCTATTAACTACGGATCAGCAGGTGTGTCCCGTTGAGGAGGAGTTAGAAGGTGATATTTGTTCATTCTAG
- a CDS encoding Hint domain-containing protein: MTSERKFKAGVVLLASAISGMGFAGQKKPLLGGSTGAIVEARCPGNEAGEEREKDWLNFDQAQKRVEWALNCGHIEKSANRLFTHYLDEDTWAWVPFPNGKMAYPTFGENKPNDGFPVWIPNLSSCNKPENVFWLAICRTGCYTKNQVVLFQDGYSNIEDAIAGDYSSVITLTPDATFESLEYENRNISYFTKDRYDAEHPVIHFETESGNDITVTTEHPLVDEKGFIKFAFELKEGDYLVRDTGEKDKIVSVENKSYFGRVYNVAPKGHAAESNVVVAQGFLNGSARYQDGTIRDYNRTLGRSIIEPNLLD, from the coding sequence ATGACAAGCGAACGAAAATTCAAAGCAGGCGTGGTTCTATTAGCGAGTGCAATCTCAGGAATGGGTTTTGCGGGGCAAAAGAAGCCTCTCCTAGGCGGCTCTACAGGTGCCATCGTAGAAGCTAGATGTCCCGGGAACGAAGCTGGCGAAGAGAGAGAGAAGGATTGGCTAAATTTTGATCAAGCTCAAAAGCGTGTTGAATGGGCATTGAATTGCGGGCACATTGAGAAAAGTGCCAACCGACTCTTCACCCATTACTTGGACGAAGATACTTGGGCATGGGTACCATTTCCTAACGGTAAGATGGCTTATCCGACTTTTGGTGAAAACAAGCCAAATGACGGCTTTCCAGTTTGGATTCCCAACTTGAGCAGCTGTAACAAGCCTGAAAACGTATTCTGGCTAGCGATCTGCCGAACGGGTTGCTACACCAAAAATCAAGTGGTCCTTTTCCAAGACGGATATTCAAACATCGAAGATGCAATCGCTGGTGACTATAGCTCTGTAATCACCCTAACTCCTGACGCTACCTTTGAGTCTTTGGAGTATGAAAACCGAAATATTTCATACTTCACGAAGGATCGCTACGATGCAGAGCACCCCGTGATTCACTTTGAAACAGAAAGTGGCAATGACATTACGGTGACCACAGAGCATCCACTGGTTGACGAGAAGGGCTTTATTAAGTTCGCATTCGAACTTAAGGAAGGTGACTATCTCGTACGTGATACTGGCGAAAAAGATAAGATCGTCTCAGTTGAAAACAAATCTTACTTTGGAAGAGTCTATAATGTAGCTCCCAAAGGTCACGCAGCAGAATCTAATGTGGTTGTTGCTCAAGGGTTCCTTAACGGATCTGCTCGCTATCAAGATGGCACGATTCGCGACTACAATCGTACTTTAGGACGAAGTATTATTGAGCCGAATCTACTTGATTAA
- a CDS encoding S1 family peptidase, protein MIQRSIQGLCLGAFLAMIGGCGQSTPKSDLGIFGGQVGQSGTNRFSATVRIYFQNYLTCTGVLVEKNVVLTAAHCVASCGKYENAPKRCQWTGSKDDYLVQDRYGQNYQIDGYSLPYEFSYNYRSGASGYDLALIRLDRDMNSNPVKIADPSDADAKRATLNSRDLEILGYGDSTNYAPTDPQRGQLQFVGVDLRSNSLNDRELHVGSYDSHACSGDSGGPLFVRFDNKVRIAGIASRKYSEDSFYCSDTDGSLYVNLFRPDASAWLMTELAKVKDGSEDPDIGGGDDGDPDDGNSGGDPDPEPDPDTWTERGIAFSTKIVKKDEPYTLPFYIDRNPSEIQMSLKVDDPVSIRIFDNDGNEVFYKEYEKGDFDWEDISGNFYKGNWSAQISYRCFWDCLLDKDREVKKFKLRYR, encoded by the coding sequence ATGATACAGCGTTCCATTCAGGGTCTATGTCTCGGTGCGTTTCTAGCGATGATTGGTGGATGTGGTCAATCCACTCCAAAGTCTGATCTTGGCATCTTCGGAGGTCAGGTCGGTCAAAGCGGAACGAATCGCTTTAGTGCTACGGTTCGGATCTACTTTCAAAACTACCTGACGTGTACAGGTGTTTTAGTCGAGAAAAATGTAGTTCTTACAGCAGCCCATTGTGTTGCTAGTTGCGGCAAATATGAAAATGCTCCCAAGCGTTGCCAATGGACAGGTTCAAAAGACGATTACCTCGTTCAAGATAGGTATGGGCAAAACTATCAGATAGATGGCTATTCGCTTCCATACGAGTTTTCCTATAACTATCGAAGCGGCGCAAGTGGCTACGATCTGGCATTGATTCGTCTAGATCGGGATATGAATAGTAATCCAGTAAAAATTGCAGATCCCAGTGATGCAGACGCAAAGCGCGCTACTCTAAATTCTAGGGATTTGGAAATCTTGGGTTATGGAGATTCCACTAACTATGCACCTACAGATCCACAACGTGGCCAGCTCCAGTTTGTAGGTGTTGATCTTCGTTCCAATAGCCTCAATGATCGTGAGTTGCATGTTGGTTCATACGATTCCCATGCTTGCTCAGGGGACAGCGGTGGGCCTCTTTTTGTCAGGTTCGATAATAAAGTACGCATTGCTGGGATCGCGTCTCGCAAGTACAGCGAAGATTCATTTTACTGTAGCGATACAGATGGTTCACTTTACGTCAATCTATTTCGTCCGGACGCATCAGCATGGCTCATGACTGAGCTAGCTAAAGTTAAGGATGGTTCAGAGGATCCAGATATAGGCGGAGGTGACGATGGCGATCCAGATGATGGCAACTCTGGTGGAGATCCAGATCCGGAGCCCGATCCAGATACATGGACTGAGCGAGGGATTGCGTTTTCGACTAAGATCGTCAAAAAGGATGAGCCCTATACGCTCCCATTTTACATCGATCGGAATCCTAGTGAGATTCAAATGAGCCTCAAAGTGGATGACCCAGTATCCATTCGGATCTTCGACAACGACGGCAATGAAGTTTTCTACAAGGAGTACGAAAAGGGCGATTTTGATTGGGAGGATATCAGTGGAAACTTCTACAAGGGAAATTGGAGTGCTCAAATTTCCTATCGTTGTTTCTGGGATTGTCTCTTGGATAAAGATCGGGAAGTAAAGAAGTTCAAATTGCGATATAGATAA
- a CDS encoding DUF4360 domain-containing protein, producing MKRLALGTYLIVATSVQGQSNITIDDLNYGGTGCPLGTVGLNLSDDREAFTLTFSEFIASTDDPSERRKICDVNFNMNIPRNWAFAVYGIQFRGYAFLEERVQGVQDAAFVFDGNRTGRLGAMRLDGLYEENYERSVQIPLTNFKWFGCKQRKVKLRMRAGIQINANEDAEGFMTIDSIDGDTAQTYGLLWKRCDETDNKTVVSCKIALRDSEGKLVREKLLQAQGANLQAARRRMLAKESKLCQKANSKYPKLSCGVERPSCKKIYP from the coding sequence ATGAAAAGACTAGCTTTAGGAACGTATTTGATCGTAGCCACCTCAGTCCAAGGTCAGAGCAATATCACAATCGATGATTTGAACTATGGTGGCACTGGCTGTCCACTCGGGACAGTAGGACTGAATCTCTCTGATGATAGAGAAGCCTTTACCCTAACCTTCTCTGAATTTATTGCGAGCACGGATGATCCTTCTGAACGCAGAAAGATATGCGATGTCAACTTCAACATGAATATACCTAGAAATTGGGCTTTCGCTGTTTATGGTATTCAGTTTCGAGGCTACGCTTTTCTGGAAGAAAGAGTTCAGGGAGTTCAAGATGCCGCGTTCGTCTTTGATGGAAATAGAACTGGTCGCTTGGGAGCAATGAGGCTAGATGGACTCTACGAAGAGAACTATGAACGATCCGTTCAAATTCCTCTGACTAACTTTAAATGGTTTGGCTGCAAACAAAGAAAGGTCAAATTGAGAATGCGAGCCGGAATCCAAATCAATGCAAACGAAGATGCAGAAGGCTTTATGACAATCGATTCCATAGATGGCGATACGGCACAAACCTATGGCCTACTTTGGAAACGCTGCGATGAAACCGACAACAAGACAGTTGTATCTTGTAAAATCGCGCTTAGGGACTCAGAAGGCAAGCTCGTTAGAGAAAAGCTACTACAAGCTCAGGGAGCGAACCTGCAGGCTGCACGCAGAAGAATGCTGGCGAAGGAATCAAAGCTGTGTCAGAAAGCAAATTCTAAATACCCCAAATTAAGCTGTGGTGTAGAACGGCCCTCCTGCAAAAAAATATACCCCTAA
- the ndk gene encoding nucleoside-diphosphate kinase → MERTLSIIKPDGVERNLIGQIVSKFEENGLNIAAMKKVRLSKHQAEAFYAVHKERPFFGELVDFMTRSPVVVMCLKGEGAVAKNREIMGATNPEEAADGTIRKLFAKSIGENTVHGSDALETAKEEVAFFFAESEIY, encoded by the coding sequence TTGGAACGCACACTTTCTATTATCAAGCCTGACGGCGTTGAACGAAACCTCATTGGCCAAATCGTTTCTAAATTTGAAGAAAATGGCTTGAACATCGCTGCTATGAAGAAAGTTCGCCTTTCCAAGCACCAAGCTGAAGCCTTCTATGCTGTTCACAAAGAGCGCCCTTTCTTCGGCGAGCTTGTGGACTTTATGACACGTAGCCCTGTGGTTGTTATGTGCCTTAAAGGCGAAGGTGCTGTTGCTAAAAACCGTGAAATCATGGGCGCAACCAATCCTGAAGAAGCAGCTGACGGCACCATCCGCAAGCTTTTCGCGAAATCTATTGGCGAAAACACTGTTCATGGCTCTGACGCACTTGAAACAGCAAAAGAAGAAGTGGCCTTCTTTTTCGCCGAATCTGAGATTTACTAA
- a CDS encoding leucine-rich repeat domain-containing protein codes for MAKKLGLLASVPLLSTAVSCGKMNESSQTKAIVSPGVGVALLGQGYDSHREQFNAECVTSGNPQNPVVYSGEQRSEVRFQRSLSYEEMKDLLEVQVAGKFSYGAFNASGAAKFATEAASSDLSQSLIFASMARGKTALMVNPQLTDRAIDAANTLDQEIIRATCGDDFVYGVDLGSQLLINVKFEFSSVEAKSAFEASIKLSYLSLFEVEGAAQVASDYFKNNVSITITALQIGGRVQDLPEAFRNPQTGEASIIDCDLENPTACKQTLKDLIDYATDTYPKQIDDLSYEPNSPNGAAFLGYRTKSYYNGGLRQLYPNPGPVIQAEIVEARDRLAQRYQTMSNHRRRATKLLAMRLLDDERQAIVATDDILRRNIAKMIRVAETCYDTPLLCVAAEEALTLEAYDPNTLDKTLVFFDYCQIKDLSARTSKTVDAIKELLFADPEADCQDIDSDLQVEQVIELVNKGITDLRPLRRLPQLRYLDLSENSISNLTPLASLPDLEVLKVRKNNISSLSPISSLNKLRILDVAYNRIYEVEPLRNMQSLKELRIQFNKNEILDWSPIEPLNLEVFYPSLDSICKQERDWALAQGLVPAVQHRFYETAGFAPLYNAPQRRDSGIDGWVNCIALESFY; via the coding sequence ATGGCAAAGAAGTTAGGGCTACTCGCCAGTGTGCCGCTTCTCTCAACAGCGGTTTCCTGCGGTAAAATGAATGAATCATCTCAGACAAAGGCGATTGTATCGCCAGGGGTAGGAGTTGCCCTTCTTGGTCAGGGTTACGACTCCCATCGAGAGCAGTTCAATGCAGAATGTGTGACATCTGGTAATCCACAGAACCCAGTTGTTTACTCAGGGGAGCAGCGGTCTGAGGTTCGGTTCCAAAGGTCGTTGTCCTACGAGGAAATGAAGGATCTTCTTGAGGTTCAAGTTGCTGGAAAGTTTAGCTATGGTGCATTTAACGCCAGCGGGGCAGCTAAATTTGCGACTGAAGCTGCTTCAAGTGACTTAAGCCAGTCCCTTATCTTTGCGAGTATGGCCAGAGGAAAGACTGCTCTGATGGTAAACCCTCAGCTTACCGATAGAGCTATTGATGCAGCAAATACCCTCGATCAAGAGATCATTCGAGCAACGTGTGGAGATGATTTCGTCTATGGTGTTGATCTTGGAAGTCAGCTGCTTATCAATGTTAAGTTTGAGTTCTCATCGGTTGAGGCTAAGTCGGCCTTCGAAGCATCGATTAAACTCAGCTATTTGAGCTTATTCGAAGTCGAAGGTGCTGCTCAAGTAGCGTCTGATTACTTCAAAAATAACGTTTCCATTACCATCACAGCCTTGCAGATTGGTGGTCGTGTACAAGATCTTCCGGAAGCGTTTAGGAACCCCCAGACCGGCGAAGCATCTATTATTGATTGCGATCTAGAGAACCCGACAGCTTGTAAGCAGACTCTCAAGGACTTGATTGACTATGCAACGGACACTTATCCGAAACAAATCGACGATTTGAGCTATGAGCCGAATTCACCGAATGGCGCTGCTTTCCTTGGATATCGAACTAAAAGTTACTACAATGGTGGGCTACGCCAGCTCTACCCGAATCCAGGTCCAGTGATTCAGGCGGAGATTGTCGAGGCTCGCGATCGTCTAGCGCAACGTTACCAGACCATGAGCAATCATCGTCGTCGCGCAACTAAGCTTCTAGCAATGCGTTTGCTTGATGATGAGCGGCAAGCAATTGTTGCTACAGACGATATCTTGCGACGAAACATCGCAAAGATGATCCGCGTGGCAGAAACCTGCTACGATACCCCGCTCCTCTGTGTTGCCGCTGAAGAAGCGTTGACTTTAGAAGCGTATGACCCCAACACGCTTGATAAGACGCTGGTCTTCTTTGACTATTGCCAGATCAAGGACCTTAGCGCACGGACTTCAAAAACGGTGGATGCGATCAAGGAGCTGCTTTTCGCTGACCCAGAGGCTGATTGTCAAGATATCGATAGCGACCTTCAAGTAGAGCAGGTGATTGAACTGGTCAATAAAGGGATTACAGATTTGCGACCACTACGTCGCCTACCTCAACTTCGGTACTTGGATCTTTCAGAGAACTCGATCTCCAATTTGACTCCACTGGCTAGCTTGCCTGATTTGGAGGTCTTGAAAGTAAGAAAGAACAATATCTCTAGCTTGTCGCCAATCTCTAGCTTGAACAAACTGAGAATCCTAGATGTAGCCTACAACCGCATCTATGAAGTCGAGCCACTGCGAAATATGCAAAGCTTGAAGGAGCTACGCATTCAGTTTAACAAAAACGAGATACTCGACTGGAGTCCGATTGAACCACTCAATTTAGAAGTATTCTACCCAAGTCTGGATTCTATCTGTAAGCAGGAAAGAGATTGGGCTCTTGCTCAAGGGCTCGTTCCAGCAGTACAGCATCGATTCTATGAAACAGCTGGATTTGCGCCGCTATACAATGCTCCCCAACGCCGCGATTCTGGTATCGATGGCTGGGTGAACTGTATCGCCTTAGAAAGCTTTTACTAA